The window ATGGTACCGAACATCACGATAGTCGCGCCGCCCAGTACTGGCTCAGGAATCAGCTGAACAAAGCTTGCCACGCCTGGGAACAGACCCAGAATCACCAACATGCCTGAGATGAAGTAACCCACGTAACGGCTTGCTACGCCAGTGAGCATGATGATGCCGTTGTTTTGGCTGAAGGTAGAGTTTGGGAAGCTGTTGAATACCGCAGCAATCGCTGAGTTTAGACCATCAGCTAATACGCCGCCTTTGATGCGCTTCATGTAAACCGGACCTTTCACTGGCTCACCGGAAACTTCAGACGTTGCGGTGATGTCACCTATTGCTTCTAGTGCCGTGATGAAGAAAATCAGAACCAGTGGAATAAACAGCGACCAGTCGAAGCTTAAGCCGTATTGCATTGGGATTGGCAGCGCGATGAGGTCAGTTTCGCCCAGTGTTGAGGTGTCGACCATGCCCATGAAGTACGCCATGACGTAGCCAACCAGCATTGCAATTACAATTGATGCAACACGTAGGTATGGGTTCTTTGAACGGTTAAGGATTACGATCAAGCCAAGTACTGTACCAGCGAGAGCCAACTTGTCTAGGCTACCAAAAGATCCATCGCCCATTGCTGCGTAGCCACCGCCCATTGATACCAAACCCACTTGGATAAGCGTCAGGCCGATAAGCGTCACGACAATGCCTGATACCAGTGGCGTGATGATGCGGCGTGCGTGTTCTAGGACGCGAGATAGCAGGATTTCAGCAAAAGACGCGACCAAGATAGTACCGAAAATCGCTGCCATCATGGTGCTGAGATCAGCGCCGCCTGCCTTAAGAGAAAGACCCGCCCCAATGATTGGACCAAGGAAGTTAAAGCTGGTGCCTTGCACTGAAAGCAAGCCAGAGCCGATAGGACCAAAGGTGCGAATTTGAATAAAAGAAGACACGCCAGATGCAAACAACGACATGCTGATGATGGTGTTGGTTTGGTCAGCAGGCACACCCAAAGACTGACAAATGATCAGAGAAGGAGTGATAACGGCTACGAACATCGCCAATAAGTGCTGAAGTGCAGCAAAAATGGTCTGAGGTAGTGGTGGACGATCGTTTAACTGATAGACCAGTTCCGAAGTTCGGTTTGAAGTTGTCATGTTTGTCTCGCTAGTCGCAATAATTCTTGCCCCAGAGCTCGCTGAATGGGAGTGCTGGGTGGAGTTGACGTTATGACCTGTGATTGCTGTTAATCAGTGTCAACTCAGGTTGGTTTGATGTGACAAGGCGCACACCATAAATTTTGAGCGCGATTATAGAGGGATTTATTCAAAAAGCA is drawn from Vibrio campbellii CAIM 519 = NBRC 15631 = ATCC 25920 and contains these coding sequences:
- a CDS encoding uracil-xanthine permease family protein, translated to MTTSNRTSELVYQLNDRPPLPQTIFAALQHLLAMFVAVITPSLIICQSLGVPADQTNTIISMSLFASGVSSFIQIRTFGPIGSGLLSVQGTSFNFLGPIIGAGLSLKAGGADLSTMMAAIFGTILVASFAEILLSRVLEHARRIITPLVSGIVVTLIGLTLIQVGLVSMGGGYAAMGDGSFGSLDKLALAGTVLGLIVILNRSKNPYLRVASIVIAMLVGYVMAYFMGMVDTSTLGETDLIALPIPMQYGLSFDWSLFIPLVLIFFITALEAIGDITATSEVSGEPVKGPVYMKRIKGGVLADGLNSAIAAVFNSFPNSTFSQNNGIIMLTGVASRYVGYFISGMLVILGLFPGVASFVQLIPEPVLGGATIVMFGTIAAAGVRIISRVDLDRRAILIMALSFSMGLGIAQKPEILQFMPEFIKSIFSTGVAAGGITAIVLNLLLPEKLEEEDELVAQEVKES